The Hymenobacter sp. DG01 genome has a segment encoding these proteins:
- a CDS encoding glycosyltransferase: MPCKLTIFAGNMPPSLTILLASVLKPLDDTRMLGKFGRTLAQRPGAAVHVAGRLAPAPPALPDNLHTHALLAGSRLSLARLRAQRSYWQLLRRLQPQVVVVHAPELLPLTVLWQLLGPGRRFVYDVRENYALNIRTQQVYPAWARALLAGLVRGLEALAARRAWALLLAERSYAQELPFATPAKTLIVENKYQPYAAEVTSTAFPRRLPTPAEPLNLLYSGTISELNGVWEAIRFTQHLRAAWPLAHLTIIGACQQPGLLPKLQAAVAAAGGKVTLRGGAELVPHAEVVAEIRRSHLGLLPYRPHPSTARCVPTKLFEYLAHGLPMVVPPNPLWQGVVQQHGAGLVLDFQQPVYPAATELAAALVRPDYYAAGVPAEAFWDSEAEKLHHLMDSIR, translated from the coding sequence ATGCCGTGCAAACTTACCATCTTCGCGGGCAATATGCCGCCTTCCCTGACCATTTTACTGGCCTCCGTGCTTAAGCCCCTCGACGATACCCGCATGCTGGGCAAGTTTGGGCGCACGCTGGCCCAACGGCCGGGGGCAGCGGTGCACGTAGCGGGCCGCCTGGCGCCTGCCCCCCCCGCCCTGCCCGACAACCTGCACACCCACGCTCTGCTTGCGGGTAGTCGCCTGAGCCTGGCCCGGCTACGGGCGCAGCGGAGCTACTGGCAGCTGCTACGCCGCCTGCAGCCCCAGGTGGTGGTAGTGCACGCCCCCGAGCTGCTTCCCCTTACGGTACTGTGGCAGTTGCTGGGCCCGGGCCGGCGCTTTGTGTACGACGTGCGCGAAAACTACGCCCTCAACATTCGCACCCAGCAGGTGTATCCGGCCTGGGCTCGGGCCTTGCTGGCGGGGTTGGTCCGTGGCCTGGAAGCCTTAGCTGCGCGCCGGGCCTGGGCCCTACTGTTGGCCGAACGCAGCTACGCCCAGGAGTTGCCCTTTGCTACCCCCGCCAAGACGCTGATTGTTGAAAACAAATACCAGCCCTATGCCGCCGAGGTGACCTCTACGGCTTTTCCACGCAGGCTCCCTACCCCCGCCGAACCGCTGAACCTGCTTTACTCCGGCACTATCTCGGAGCTGAACGGGGTATGGGAGGCCATCCGTTTTACCCAGCACCTGCGCGCAGCCTGGCCCCTGGCCCACCTTACGATCATAGGGGCCTGCCAGCAGCCGGGGCTACTGCCGAAACTGCAGGCGGCTGTTGCGGCAGCCGGTGGAAAGGTAACGCTAAGGGGCGGCGCGGAATTAGTGCCCCACGCGGAGGTAGTGGCCGAAATCCGGCGGAGCCACCTGGGGCTGCTGCCCTACCGTCCGCACCCGAGCACGGCCCGGTGCGTGCCCACCAAGCTGTTCGAATACCTGGCGCACGGGTTGCCAATGGTAGTGCCGCCCAACCCACTTTGGCAGGGGGTAGTACAGCAGCACGGGGCCGGGCTGGTGCTAGATTTTCAGCAGCCCGTGTATCCGGCGGCGACCGAACTGGCGGCGGCGCTGGTCCGGCCAGACTACTATGCTGCCGGCGTTCCGGCGGAGGCTTTCTGGGATTCCGAAGCCGAAAAGTTGCACCACCTCATGGATTCTATCCGGTAA
- a CDS encoding 3-oxoacyl-ACP synthase III family protein — protein sequence MSEIAGVGHYVPDRVVTNADLTTLMETTDEWIQERTGIRERRWFEEGKDTTANMGANAARKALEMAGLTPDDVQLIVFATLSPDYFFPGSGVLLQRELGIQAPIPAFDVRNQCSGFVYALSMADQFIKTGMYDTVLVVGSEIHSSGLDISTRGRAVSVIFGDGAGAVVLRPSTREGHGILSTHLHSQGEHAEELIVKEPGSNRNNRVEYVVANELDMYPYMNGQNVFKHAVVRFPQVIKEALDQNGYQPQDLNMLIPHQANLRITQYVQQKMGLSDDKIFSNIQRYGNTTAASVPMALSEAVQEGRIQRGDLVCLAAFGSGFTWASALIKW from the coding sequence ATGTCTGAAATTGCCGGTGTGGGCCACTACGTGCCCGACCGGGTAGTAACCAACGCCGACCTCACTACCCTGATGGAAACCACTGACGAGTGGATTCAGGAGCGCACCGGCATCCGGGAACGGCGCTGGTTTGAGGAAGGCAAGGACACGACGGCCAACATGGGCGCCAACGCGGCCCGCAAAGCCCTCGAAATGGCCGGCCTCACCCCCGACGACGTGCAGCTGATTGTGTTTGCTACGTTGTCGCCGGACTACTTCTTTCCTGGCTCCGGCGTGCTGCTGCAGCGCGAGCTGGGCATTCAGGCTCCCATTCCGGCCTTCGACGTGCGCAACCAGTGCTCGGGCTTCGTGTACGCGCTTTCGATGGCCGACCAGTTCATCAAGACGGGCATGTACGACACCGTACTGGTAGTCGGCTCTGAGATTCACTCCTCCGGGCTCGATATCAGTACCCGAGGCCGGGCAGTATCGGTTATTTTCGGCGACGGCGCCGGCGCGGTGGTGCTGCGCCCCAGCACCCGCGAGGGGCACGGCATCCTGAGCACGCACCTGCACTCCCAGGGCGAACATGCTGAGGAGTTGATCGTGAAAGAGCCCGGCTCGAACCGTAACAACCGGGTAGAGTACGTGGTAGCCAACGAGTTGGACATGTACCCCTACATGAACGGCCAGAATGTGTTCAAGCACGCGGTGGTCCGCTTCCCGCAGGTAATCAAGGAGGCCCTGGACCAGAACGGCTACCAGCCCCAGGACCTCAACATGCTGATTCCCCACCAGGCCAACCTGCGCATCACCCAGTACGTGCAGCAGAAAATGGGCCTTTCGGACGATAAAATCTTCAGCAACATCCAGCGCTACGGCAATACTACCGCCGCCTCCGTGCCCATGGCCCTGAGCGAGGCCGTGCAGGAGGGCCGCATCCAGCGCGGCGACCTGGTGTGCCTGGCCGCGTTCGGCTCGGGCTTCACCTGGGCCTCGGCCCTAATTAAGTGGTAG
- a CDS encoding bifunctional 5,10-methylenetetrahydrofolate dehydrogenase/5,10-methenyltetrahydrofolate cyclohydrolase — translation MTTAPDATTYRLIDGKQTAEAIKEEIAAEVAQRKAAGQKVPHLAAILVGHDGGSETYVRNKVLACERVGFGSTLLRFEDNITEAVLLAKVEELNQDPEIDGFIVQLPLPRHIDTNKVIEAVRPEKDVDGFHPMNIGRMVAGLPALLPATPSGIVELLRRYELVTDGKHCVVIGRSNIVGTPVSILLAKNLEPGNCTVTLCHSRTQNLAEITRTADILVAALGRPEFVTADMVKPGAVVIDVGTTRVEDATKKSGWALKGDVNFAEVAPLTSYITPVPGGVGPMTIAMLLLNTLRAAKGEVYPK, via the coding sequence ATGACCACCGCCCCCGACGCCACTACCTACCGCCTCATCGACGGCAAGCAAACCGCCGAGGCCATCAAAGAAGAAATTGCCGCTGAGGTAGCCCAGCGCAAAGCTGCCGGCCAGAAGGTGCCCCACCTGGCCGCCATCCTGGTAGGCCACGACGGGGGCTCGGAAACCTACGTGCGCAACAAGGTGCTGGCCTGCGAGCGGGTAGGCTTCGGGAGCACGCTGCTGCGCTTCGAGGATAATATTACGGAGGCGGTGCTGTTGGCCAAAGTGGAAGAGCTAAACCAGGACCCGGAAATAGACGGGTTCATTGTGCAACTGCCGCTACCCCGGCACATCGACACCAACAAGGTCATCGAAGCCGTTCGGCCCGAGAAGGATGTGGATGGCTTCCATCCCATGAACATCGGGCGGATGGTAGCTGGGCTGCCGGCCCTGTTGCCTGCTACCCCCTCGGGCATCGTGGAACTGCTGCGCCGCTACGAACTCGTGACGGATGGCAAGCACTGCGTAGTAATCGGGCGTAGCAACATCGTAGGTACGCCGGTTAGTATATTGCTGGCCAAGAACTTGGAGCCCGGCAACTGCACGGTTACTTTATGCCACTCGCGCACGCAGAACCTGGCCGAAATAACCCGCACGGCCGATATTCTGGTGGCCGCCCTGGGCCGGCCGGAGTTCGTAACGGCCGACATGGTGAAGCCCGGCGCGGTGGTTATCGATGTGGGTACTACCCGGGTAGAAGACGCCACCAAGAAATCGGGCTGGGCTCTGAAAGGCGACGTGAACTTTGCCGAGGTAGCACCCCTTACATCCTACATCACGCCCGTGCCGGGTGGAGTAGGCCCCATGACCATTGCCATGCTACTGCTCAACACCCTGCGAGCGGCCAAGGGAGAAGTGTACCCCAAATAG
- a CDS encoding 2,3,4,5-tetrahydropyridine-2,6-dicarboxylate N-succinyltransferase, with the protein MSELQTLIEAAWTDRSLLQQAATTEAIQHVIEELDKGRLRVAQPGATEGADWQVNDWVKKAVILYFPIRQMETIEVGPFEFRDKMRLKTNYEQQGVRVVPPAVARYGAYLAPGVIMMPSYVNIGAWVGEGTMVDTWATVGSCAQIGAGVHLSGGVGIGGVLEPVQAAPVIVEDGAFVGSRSILVEGCFVGKEAVIGAGVTITGSTRIIDVTGSEPKEYRGYVPARSVVIPGSLPKQFPAGEYHVPCALIIGQRKPSTDLKTSLNDALREHNVAV; encoded by the coding sequence ATGTCTGAACTCCAAACCCTGATTGAGGCTGCCTGGACCGACCGGAGCCTGTTGCAGCAAGCCGCCACCACGGAGGCCATCCAGCACGTAATTGAAGAGCTTGATAAAGGCCGCCTGCGCGTAGCCCAGCCCGGGGCTACTGAAGGCGCCGACTGGCAGGTAAACGACTGGGTGAAGAAGGCGGTTATCCTGTACTTCCCCATCCGCCAGATGGAAACCATTGAGGTAGGCCCCTTTGAGTTCCGCGACAAAATGCGGCTGAAAACCAACTACGAGCAGCAGGGCGTACGCGTAGTGCCCCCGGCCGTAGCCCGCTACGGCGCCTACCTGGCTCCCGGCGTAATTATGATGCCTAGCTACGTAAACATCGGCGCCTGGGTAGGCGAGGGTACCATGGTGGACACCTGGGCCACCGTGGGCTCCTGTGCCCAGATTGGGGCCGGTGTGCACCTGAGTGGGGGGGTAGGCATTGGCGGGGTACTGGAGCCCGTACAGGCTGCCCCCGTTATTGTAGAAGATGGCGCCTTCGTGGGCTCACGCAGCATTCTGGTAGAAGGCTGCTTTGTGGGCAAAGAGGCCGTTATCGGGGCGGGTGTGACCATTACCGGCAGCACCCGCATTATCGATGTCACCGGCTCGGAGCCCAAGGAGTACCGCGGCTATGTGCCGGCCCGCTCAGTAGTTATTCCGGGTTCGTTGCCCAAGCAGTTCCCGGCCGGCGAGTACCATGTGCCCTGCGCCCTTATCATTGGACAGCGCAAGCCCAGCACCGACCTGAAAACCTCGCTCAACGACGCCCTGCGCGAGCATAACGTAGCCGTGTAA
- a CDS encoding OmpA family protein: protein MRPLFIVPFVVLLAVSEVISLDAAAQAKLSSTNTKARNLWDKAQAQAKDRDFNKAIETLTQLNQKFPSLGEPYVMKGSLLKALGENRSAFEAYRDGLAKLPLDPGRANDYYTLGELAMSFGEYAAAADSYKKYLKTATKSPRYAPRAQRQLLNCEFAQKALAAPTGIQPERLPEPLNTYRFQYFPALTADSRFLLFTGRPTAESGEDLFVSRQNKDGSMGAPASISTAINTPYNEGAGTISGDGKTLVFASCDRPNSVGNCDLYISRRTGNTWSKPQNLGRNVNSPEWDSQPTLSADGRTLYFTSTRRGGKGQEDIYVTTLDADGNWTLARNLGEPVNTSGKDMAPFIHASGTTLYYVTDGLVGMGGLDVYRCEQVAGTKWGAPQNLGYPLNTFENEASLFISSDNRRGFCSRSRAAEPGVRQERDRPVELFGFEVPKEVKARETSTYTQGRVFDAYTKKPIQADVQLYDLNTDELVQYVGSDAENGEYTVVLNEGRQYAMYAAADKYLMKSLSFDYSDKRNFDPLTLDIYLEPVRSGRSIVLNNLFFDTKQYELKPKSRTELNRLINFMKQYPDIQVEISGHTDDVGSDDDNLVLSQNRAKSVYTYLVSQGVKATRLRFRGYGETKPLNPNDSDEHRQQNRRIELRIL from the coding sequence ATGCGCCCTTTGTTTATAGTTCCGTTCGTGGTGTTGCTGGCAGTGAGTGAGGTTATTTCCCTGGATGCCGCTGCTCAGGCCAAGCTGAGTAGTACCAATACGAAAGCCCGGAACCTATGGGACAAGGCGCAGGCGCAGGCCAAGGACCGGGATTTCAACAAGGCCATTGAAACCCTTACCCAGTTAAACCAGAAGTTTCCGTCCCTGGGGGAGCCTTACGTCATGAAAGGCTCGCTACTGAAGGCGCTGGGCGAAAACCGCTCCGCCTTTGAAGCCTACCGCGACGGACTGGCCAAACTCCCCCTGGACCCCGGCCGGGCCAATGATTACTACACCCTGGGAGAGCTGGCCATGAGCTTTGGAGAGTATGCGGCGGCGGCAGATAGCTATAAAAAGTATCTGAAAACCGCCACGAAAAGCCCCCGCTACGCCCCCCGGGCCCAGCGGCAACTGCTCAACTGCGAGTTTGCCCAGAAGGCTCTGGCTGCTCCCACCGGCATTCAGCCCGAGCGCCTGCCAGAGCCCCTGAACACCTACCGCTTTCAGTATTTTCCGGCTCTGACGGCCGACAGCCGCTTTCTGCTTTTTACGGGGCGGCCTACGGCGGAAAGCGGGGAAGACCTGTTTGTCAGTCGTCAGAATAAGGATGGTAGCATGGGGGCGCCGGCCTCCATTTCAACCGCCATTAATACCCCCTACAACGAGGGAGCCGGCACTATTTCCGGCGACGGCAAGACGCTGGTGTTTGCCTCCTGCGACCGGCCTAACTCCGTGGGCAACTGCGACCTGTACATTTCCCGGCGTACGGGCAATACCTGGAGCAAGCCCCAGAACCTGGGCCGCAACGTGAATTCCCCGGAATGGGACTCGCAGCCCACGCTTTCGGCCGATGGTCGCACCTTGTACTTTACCAGCACCCGGCGGGGTGGGAAGGGCCAGGAAGATATCTACGTGACTACCCTCGATGCCGACGGTAACTGGACCCTGGCCCGCAACCTGGGGGAACCGGTAAACACCTCCGGCAAGGATATGGCTCCCTTCATTCACGCCAGCGGTACTACCCTTTACTACGTTACCGATGGGCTGGTGGGCATGGGCGGGCTGGATGTGTACCGCTGCGAACAAGTAGCTGGTACTAAGTGGGGTGCGCCCCAGAACCTCGGCTACCCCTTGAATACCTTCGAGAATGAGGCTTCTCTGTTCATCAGCTCGGATAACCGGCGCGGCTTCTGCTCCCGTTCCCGGGCGGCGGAGCCGGGTGTCCGGCAGGAGCGCGACCGGCCGGTGGAGTTGTTTGGCTTCGAAGTACCCAAGGAAGTGAAGGCCCGCGAAACCAGTACCTACACGCAGGGTCGGGTGTTCGATGCCTACACCAAGAAGCCCATCCAGGCCGATGTGCAGCTTTACGACCTCAATACCGATGAGTTGGTGCAGTACGTGGGCTCCGACGCTGAAAACGGTGAATACACCGTGGTTCTCAACGAGGGTCGGCAGTACGCCATGTACGCCGCCGCCGACAAGTACCTAATGAAAAGCCTGAGCTTCGACTACAGCGACAAGCGCAATTTCGACCCCCTGACCCTGGATATCTACCTCGAACCCGTGCGCTCGGGGCGCAGCATCGTACTGAATAACCTATTCTTCGATACGAAGCAGTATGAGCTGAAACCTAAGTCGCGGACCGAGCTGAACCGCCTGATCAACTTCATGAAGCAGTACCCCGACATTCAGGTGGAAATTTCGGGGCATACGGATGATGTGGGCTCCGACGACGACAACCTGGTATTGTCGCAAAATCGGGCTAAGTCGGTGTACACTTACCTGGTGAGCCAGGGCGTGAAGGCCACGCGGCTACGTTTCAGAGGCTACGGTGAAACCAAGCCCCTGAACCCAAACGACTCCGATGAGCACCGGCAGCAGAACCGACGCATTGAGCTTCGTATCCTGTAA
- a CDS encoding 7-carboxy-7-deazaguanine synthase QueE, producing the protein MLHELPVTSAAPAQAAAAPTLPVMEQFYTIQGEGYNTGRAAYFIRLGGCDVGCVWCDVKESWPVDAHPRQHIAELVAAVTAEPGRNVVITGGEPLMHDLEPLTAALRQAGCRTWIETSGAYPLSGQWDWICVSPKKFKAPLPSVLAAAHELKIVVFNKSDFDWAEQHAAQVGPGCRLYLQPEWSKASAMMPLIVDYVKANPQWQVSLQTHKFLDIP; encoded by the coding sequence TTGCTGCACGAACTTCCTGTTACGTCGGCGGCCCCGGCCCAGGCGGCTGCGGCGCCCACACTGCCCGTGATGGAGCAGTTTTACACCATTCAGGGCGAGGGCTACAACACTGGCCGCGCTGCCTACTTCATCCGCCTCGGCGGTTGCGACGTGGGCTGCGTATGGTGCGATGTGAAAGAATCCTGGCCCGTGGATGCGCACCCCCGGCAGCACATAGCGGAATTAGTGGCGGCTGTAACCGCCGAGCCGGGGCGTAACGTAGTAATAACCGGTGGTGAGCCCCTGATGCACGATCTGGAGCCACTAACCGCCGCTTTGCGCCAGGCAGGCTGCCGCACCTGGATTGAAACCAGCGGGGCTTACCCCCTGAGTGGGCAGTGGGACTGGATCTGCGTTTCCCCTAAAAAATTCAAGGCCCCTCTGCCCTCGGTGCTGGCTGCGGCCCACGAGCTGAAAATCGTGGTGTTCAACAAAAGCGACTTCGACTGGGCCGAGCAGCACGCCGCCCAGGTCGGGCCCGGGTGCCGCTTGTACCTGCAGCCCGAGTGGAGCAAAGCCTCGGCCATGATGCCGCTGATTGTTGACTACGTAAAAGCTAATCCGCAGTGGCAGGTGTCGCTGCAGACACATAAGTTTCTCGATATTCCGTAG
- the mnmE gene encoding tRNA uridine-5-carboxymethylaminomethyl(34) synthesis GTPase MnmE: MAALPTSLSDTIVALSTPPGAGAIALVRLSGPEAIRLTDEVFAGKQLRDQPGHTLHYGTIRDGQRIIDEVVVSLYRGPHSYTREDVVEISTHGSDYIVQELLGLLTRRGARLAEAGEFTKRAFLHGAFDLAQAEAVADLIAADSALSHQVALRQMRGGFSQELKDLRGRLVQFAALLELELDFGEEDVEFADRTGLVQLLQEVQTLVRRLLRSFELGNVIKNGVTTVIAGRPNAGKSTLLNALLNEERAIVSDIAGTTRDLIEDEVSIEGIRFRFVDTAGLRDTTDVVESIGVERTLKRVQQAAFVLYLFDITSTTSAELEAEIEALQLPAGTAVLAVGNKMDVASEVELDAFRSRPGTVLIAASRGDGLDELRQELLNRVRIEGLDRTGASTIVTNVRHARSLEQAHQHLDAVLVGLSSGAGTELLAADLRHALAALGQITGEISNDDLLTSIFTQFCIGK; encoded by the coding sequence GTGGCAGCTCTTCCTACCTCCCTTTCCGATACCATCGTTGCCCTCTCAACGCCCCCCGGCGCCGGCGCCATTGCCCTGGTCCGCCTCTCGGGGCCCGAGGCCATCCGCCTCACCGATGAGGTGTTTGCCGGTAAGCAGCTGCGCGACCAGCCCGGCCACACCCTGCACTACGGCACCATCCGGGACGGGCAGCGAATTATTGACGAGGTAGTAGTTTCACTTTACCGGGGGCCGCATTCCTATACCCGCGAGGATGTGGTCGAAATCAGTACCCACGGCTCCGACTATATCGTGCAGGAGCTATTAGGACTACTCACCAGGCGTGGTGCGCGCCTGGCCGAAGCCGGCGAGTTTACCAAACGGGCCTTCTTGCACGGCGCCTTCGACCTGGCCCAGGCGGAAGCCGTAGCGGACCTCATTGCTGCCGACTCGGCGCTGTCGCATCAGGTGGCCCTGCGCCAGATGCGCGGGGGCTTTTCGCAGGAGCTGAAGGACCTGCGTGGGCGGCTGGTACAGTTTGCGGCCCTACTGGAGCTGGAGCTGGACTTTGGAGAGGAGGACGTAGAGTTTGCCGACCGGACCGGGCTGGTGCAGCTGCTGCAGGAAGTGCAAACCCTGGTGCGTCGGCTCCTGCGGTCCTTCGAGTTAGGCAACGTCATCAAGAACGGCGTAACTACCGTTATTGCGGGGCGGCCCAACGCGGGCAAAAGCACCTTGCTCAATGCCCTGCTCAACGAGGAGCGCGCCATCGTTTCGGACATAGCCGGTACCACCCGCGACCTGATTGAGGATGAAGTCAGTATTGAAGGAATCCGGTTCCGGTTTGTGGACACGGCCGGTCTGCGCGACACCACCGACGTAGTGGAATCCATAGGCGTGGAGCGCACGCTCAAGCGCGTGCAGCAGGCCGCTTTCGTTCTATATCTGTTTGATATAACGAGCACTACCTCCGCTGAACTTGAAGCAGAGATTGAGGCTTTACAACTCCCGGCCGGTACCGCTGTACTGGCAGTGGGCAACAAAATGGATGTAGCGTCAGAGGTGGAGCTGGATGCCTTCCGCTCTCGCCCCGGCACAGTTCTGATTGCCGCATCCCGCGGCGACGGCCTCGACGAGCTACGGCAGGAACTGCTGAACCGCGTACGAATAGAGGGCCTGGACCGCACCGGGGCCAGCACCATTGTCACTAACGTGCGCCACGCCCGCAGCCTGGAGCAGGCCCACCAGCACCTCGACGCCGTGCTGGTAGGCCTCAGCAGCGGGGCCGGCACCGAGCTGCTGGCCGCCGACTTGCGCCACGCCCTGGCGGCACTGGGCCAGATTACCGGCGAAATCAGCAACGATGACCTGCTCACCAGCATCTTCACTCAGTTCTGCATCGGTAAGTAG
- a CDS encoding citrate synthase yields the protein MAESAELILDGKSYSLPVIEGTEHEKAFDIGKLRDQTGYVTLDSGYKNTGATKSAITFLDGEEGILRYRGYPIEQLAEQSSFIEVAYLLIYGKLPTQAELADFSGQITKHTLVHEDVRKIFDGFPSAAHPMAILSSLICALTAFYPESVSPDLSKEEIDLNVIRLMAKLPTIAAWTYKNQMGHPLNYPRNDMDYCSNFLHMMFSFPTEKYELNPVVVSALNKLLILHADHEQNCSTSTVRLVGSANASLYGSVSAGINALWGPLHGGANQEVVEMLEAIERDGGDTSKFIAKAKDKNDSFRLMGFGHRVYKNFDPRATIIKKAADEVLTALGLQDSPLLKIAKELEQAALTDEYFVQRKLYPNVDFYSGIIYKALGIPTEMFTVMFALGRLPGWIAQWKEMRENKEPIGRPRQIYTGETVRDYVGIEQRS from the coding sequence ATGGCAGAATCTGCTGAACTGATCCTCGACGGGAAATCGTACTCTCTCCCCGTTATTGAAGGCACCGAGCACGAAAAGGCCTTCGACATTGGCAAGCTGCGCGACCAAACCGGCTACGTAACCCTGGACTCGGGCTACAAAAATACCGGGGCCACCAAGAGCGCCATTACCTTTCTCGACGGCGAAGAAGGCATTCTGCGCTATCGGGGCTACCCCATTGAGCAGCTGGCCGAGCAGTCATCGTTTATTGAAGTAGCCTACCTGCTGATTTACGGTAAACTCCCCACGCAGGCTGAGCTGGCCGATTTCTCGGGGCAGATAACCAAGCATACCCTGGTGCACGAAGACGTGCGCAAGATTTTCGACGGCTTCCCGTCGGCGGCCCACCCCATGGCCATCCTAAGCAGCCTGATCTGCGCCCTGACCGCCTTCTACCCCGAAAGCGTGTCGCCGGACCTGAGCAAGGAGGAAATCGACCTGAACGTAATTCGGTTGATGGCCAAGCTGCCCACCATTGCGGCCTGGACCTACAAAAACCAGATGGGCCACCCGCTGAACTACCCGCGGAATGACATGGACTACTGCTCCAACTTCCTGCACATGATGTTCAGCTTCCCTACCGAGAAGTACGAGTTGAATCCGGTGGTAGTAAGCGCCCTGAACAAGCTGCTCATCCTGCACGCCGACCACGAGCAGAACTGCTCTACTTCCACGGTGCGTCTGGTAGGCTCGGCTAATGCCTCGCTCTACGGCTCGGTTTCGGCTGGTATCAACGCCCTGTGGGGCCCGCTGCACGGCGGCGCCAACCAAGAGGTAGTTGAGATGCTGGAAGCTATTGAGCGCGACGGTGGCGACACCAGCAAGTTCATTGCCAAGGCCAAAGACAAGAACGACTCGTTCCGTCTGATGGGCTTCGGCCACCGCGTGTATAAGAATTTCGACCCGCGCGCTACCATCATCAAGAAAGCCGCCGATGAGGTGCTGACGGCCCTGGGCCTGCAGGATAGCCCCCTGCTGAAAATTGCCAAGGAGCTGGAGCAAGCCGCCCTCACCGACGAATATTTCGTTCAGCGCAAGCTGTACCCCAACGTGGACTTCTACTCAGGCATCATCTACAAGGCCCTGGGCATCCCAACGGAGATGTTTACGGTGATGTTTGCCCTGGGCCGCCTGCCCGGCTGGATTGCCCAGTGGAAAGAGATGCGCGAGAACAAGGAGCCCATCGGCCGCCCGCGTCAGATCTACACCGGCGAAACCGTGCGGGACTACGTAGGCATCGAGCAACGCTCGTAG
- a CDS encoding metal-dependent transcriptional regulator: MPSYTEENYLKAIYKLAEATPGTEVSTNSVAEALQTRAASVTDMLRRLGEKGLLHYTRYRGVTLTAEGRRLALLTIRKHRLWEVFLVQQLGFSWDEVHDVAEQMEHIDSDLLIQRLDEFLGYPQLDPHGDPIPTAEGVLHRPQHRLVADLRPGDQGIVVAVKNTSVPFLQYLDKVGLNLGTHIEVLDKILFDNSFEIRINKTREHLISAEVSRNLFVTG, translated from the coding sequence ATGCCCAGCTACACCGAGGAAAACTACTTAAAAGCCATATATAAGCTGGCCGAAGCCACTCCCGGGACCGAGGTAAGCACTAACAGCGTGGCCGAGGCCCTGCAAACACGGGCTGCCTCGGTTACGGATATGTTGCGTCGCCTCGGCGAGAAAGGCCTGTTGCACTACACCCGGTACCGAGGCGTAACGCTCACGGCGGAAGGCCGCCGCCTGGCCCTGCTTACCATTCGGAAGCACCGCCTCTGGGAAGTGTTTCTGGTGCAGCAGCTAGGCTTCAGCTGGGACGAGGTGCACGACGTGGCCGAGCAGATGGAGCACATCGATTCCGACCTACTTATTCAGCGCCTCGATGAGTTTCTGGGCTACCCCCAGCTGGACCCTCACGGCGACCCTATCCCGACGGCCGAGGGAGTGCTGCACCGGCCCCAGCACCGGCTGGTAGCCGACCTCCGCCCCGGCGACCAAGGCATTGTAGTAGCCGTCAAGAATACCTCCGTGCCCTTCCTGCAATATCTGGATAAAGTCGGCCTGAACCTGGGCACGCACATTGAAGTATTGGATAAGATTTTATTCGATAACTCATTTGAAATCAGAATCAACAAGACCAGAGAGCATCTGATTTCTGCCGAAGTCAGCCGCAACCTTTTCGTGACGGGCTAA